TCCCGCCCGCGAAGGCCGGAAGGCGCAGCCAGGCCTTCGGCGTCGGGCCGATCACGGCGTAGGACAGCAGGAACAGCGCGGCCGCGACCTTGACCAAGGCGGCCAGAGTCAGCAGCGGCGCCTCGGCGAGCATCAGCAGGGCCGGGTTGGCGACGAAGCCGAGCGGTACGAGAAACAGGCCGAGCCCGAGCGCCATGGAGCGCAAGGCCACGGGGATCCAGGGCGTCTCGGCGATGCCGGCGGCGATAAAGACGTTGCCGCAGACCGGCGGGGTGATCGTGCAGAGCAGCGCATACCAGAAGACGAAGAGGTGCGCGTAGAGTTCGGGCAAGCCCAGCTCGACCAGAGCCGGACCGGCCACCGCCACGCAGATCACATAGGCGGCCGTCGTCGGCAGCTCCATCCCCAGCACCAGGCTGGCGAGCGCCGTCAGCAGCAAGGCGATCCACAACTCCCCGCCGGAGGCCGAGAGAATCAGCGAAGTGATCTTCACGCCCAGACCGGTCATGTGAAACACGCCGACGATCAGGCTGGCGCAGACGATGATCGCGGCGATGGAGGCGATCTGCCGCCCGGCACTGACGCAGCCGGTCCAAAGCCGATGCAGCCAGCGGCGCAGGTCGAAGCTGCCGATGGAGTCGGTGGCCAGCAGCAAGAGCGCCGCCAGCGTCGCGAAGAAGGCGGCGTAAGGCGCGGTGTAGGCCGTGAAGACCAGCATGTAGACCAGGATGCCGAAGGGCAGCAGGAAGAAGGGGACGCTGCGCAGCACCAGCGACCAGCCCGGCAACTCGTCGCGCCGCAGACCGCGCAGGCCGAAGCGCAGCGCGTAGGCATGCACCCCCATCCAGGCCGTCAGGAAGAAGAGCAGCGCCGGCGGGGTCGCGGCGACCATGATGGTCGTGTAGTCGCTGCGCAGCAGCTCCGCCATCACGAAGATCCCGGCCCCCATCAGCGGCGGCATGATCTGGCCGCCGGTCGAGGCCACGGCCTCCGTCGCCGCCGCCATGGAGGGCGGATAGCCCAGCCGCTTCATGGCCGGGATGGTCACCATTCCGGTCGAGGCCGTGTTGGCGGCGGCGACCCCGGAGATGGTGCCGTAGAGGGCGCTGGAAAGCACCGCGATCTTGGCCGCTCCGGCCCGGAAGCGGCCGGCCAGTTGGGTCGCCACGGCCATGAAGCCGGTGCCCGCCGTTCCGGCCGAGATGAAGGCGCCGAGGATGATGAAGGGCGCGATCATCTCCGCCGAGATGCCGGTGAGGCTGGACCACATGCCACCGCCGGTGATCACGAGCGTTCCGAAATAGTAGTCGAACGGTAGTCCGCCGTGACCGAAAGTGCCGGGAATCAGGTCGCCGAAGTAGCCGTAGAGCAGCACCAGCAGTGTGATGGCCGGTAAGACCCACTTGATGGCGCGCCGCGCCATCTCCAGCGCCACCAGGATCACCGCCAGAGCGACCGCGCGCTGCAAAGTCCCCTGCAGAGAGCCGTACTGATCGACCAAGCGGTCGCTCTCCGCCGCGATGAAGCCGGCTGCGAGCAATCCGATAAAGCCCAGTGCATAACCCGACCAGCGGGCGAATCGGTTGGGCGTCAGCGCGAGAAAGAAGATCCAGGGCAGCGCCAGCGCGAAATGCAGCGGCCGCGTGATGAGGTTCGGGATCAAGCCCGAAAAGACGAGGTAAAGGTGGAACCCGACCGAGATCAGACCGCAGGCCAGCATCGCCCAGTCCCGCAGGCCGAGCCGCGACAGCGGTCCGGCCAGGGGAGAATCGTCTGGAATACCGCGCTCCTCCGACACCACGAGAACGGTGCCGTGAGTCTCCACGGTGGCGGCAACCGGACCCGCCATCGGCTAGAGGCCCGCAGGCCGCATCAAAGCAGGGCGTCCGGCAGGTCGATGCCCTGTTCCTCGTAGTAGCGCCGCGCGCCCGGATGTAGCGGCGCCCCCATCTGACTCAAGAGATCGACCGTGACGCCGTCCCACCAGGGGTTCTCGCCGGCCAGCCGATCCTTCCATTCCCAGAAGGTCTTGGTCAGGAAGTAGGCGACCTCCTCGTCCATTCCGGCCGTACCGTACCCGCCGACCGGCACGCCGACGGTCGAAACCTCCCGATCCTGGCCCTTGTAGGTTCCGGCGCCGATGGTGACCGGCCCGGACAGCGGGTCCAGTTCGACGATGGTCTGCCGCTCCTCGGCCGTCAGCGAGAGCACTTCGACCGGCGTGGTGGTGGCCAGCTCGACCAGACCCGGAGTCGGGTGCGAACTGCAGGTGACGAAACCGTCCACCTTGGCGTTGCGCACGGCGGGGGCCGCGGCATCCAGCTCGACGTCCACCAGGTCGATCTTATCGGTCAGCTCCAGGGCATCGAGGATCGACTTGGCCCGACGCTCGCAGAAGGAACCCTTGCCGCCCGCAATGAAGTCCTTGCCGGCAAGATCGCTCAAGGTCGCGACCTCGGCGTCCTCGCGCACGACGAAATGGATCGTCACGAAGGGCATGACGAAGAGGGTCCGCGCGGTATCGAAGGACTCGCCCTCGAAGGGCTTGCGGCCCTCGCGCGCCGCGGCCAGCAGACTGGGCGGCGAGGTGAAGAAGAAGTTGCCGGGACGGACCTTCGACTCCTTGACGTTCTGGACAGAGCCCTGGCTCTCCTCCACCGTCGGCAGGATATCGCCGCCGCTGGCGTCCTTCAGCATCTCGGCGAGCTGGACCATCATCACGTAGTAGGACGAGGTCGATTTCGCCGACTTCAGGGTGATACGCGACTCGGCACTGGCGCCGCCCGCCAGCAAGGAGAGACCGGCCAAGGCGCCCACGCCGGCGGCCAAAAGTTTGCGCAGCTGCATTAAAAGTCTTCCTCCCTCAAGGGCCGGCTTGACCTCTGCCGGCGCTCTTTATCTCTTCGGTTGAGTTTACGCCCGAACGACACAGCAATGAGTGTCATGACGCGATCGTAGGAGCCAGACACTGCTCGGCAAGCAGCCGGCGGGTCAAGCAAACTCGCAAGATCGGATGGGATTTGCAGGGAGACTGGGCGAAGGCCAGGGCCGGCTGGAACCGTCCCGGCTCTAGCTTTGCCGGGACTTCGCGCGCTCGGCGATCCAGATGCCGCCGAGCACCAGCACCAAAGCAACCGCATGGAAAAGCGCGAAGGTTTCCCCCAGCAGCAGCACGGAGAAGAGCGCGGCGAAGATCGGCACCAGGTTGACGAACACCCCGGCCCGGCCCGGCCCGATCAACTTGACCCCTTGCATGAAAGAAAGCTGAGCCAGGAAAGAGGGGAAGACCATGACGAAAGCCACGACCGCCCAGCCGGTCAAGCTCGGCCAGACGAAGGCGCCGGCCGCCGCTTCGGCCACCGCCAGCGGCAAGGCGGCCAGGAAGGCAGCGAAAGCCATGACCGAGAACATCGCCAACCCCGAGACCTTCGGGCGGCGGCGCAGGGCGACGGTGTAGGCGGCATAGAAACCGCAGGCGACCAGCATGATCAGATCGCCTTCCGCGAAACTCATCTGCAGCAGGCGCTGCAGCTCGCCGGCGGCGGTCACGGTCACCACGCCGAGCGTCGTGACGGCCACGCCGAGCATCTGCAGCGGCGTCACCGGCGTACGGTCGAGCAGGAAGGCGCCAATCAGCACGAAGACCGGAATCGAGCCCTGGAGAATCCCGATGTTGATGGCCGTGGTGGTCTGGGCCGCCGTGTAGAAAAGCGCGTTGAAGATCGTGAAGCCGATCGTCCCGAGCAGCGCCATGAAGCGCCAGTGCACGCGCAGCACCGGCAGCTCGGAGACCATCTGACGGCGCGCGAAGATCAGCACCAGCAGAACCACGCCAACCCAGCGCAGGGCCACCAGCGCCATGGGCGAAACTTCGCCGACGGCGAACCGCCCGGCGACGGCATTGCCGCCCCAGGCCGCCGCCGTCAGGATTAGCAGCAGATAGGCGTTGCCGCCCATCCAGTCACTCAGCTTGCGCGCACCTGCAACAAGGGCCGGCATACCCGTCGCGACTCCCACGACTCCCCAAGAGAGGCAGGGACCATAGAGGAGAAGTGCGACCTGCGGGGCGGTGAAATCCGACCGGCAGATCTGCGCGGATCTACGGGGAAGAAACCGCCGGAGCCGTGTCGGAGACGCGCTTGCCGCGTGTTCGCTACGTGGGGTCGCTCGTCCGCAGATCCCGATGCGCGGCCAGCACGCGATCGATCAGGGCATCGCTGCGCCCGGTCTGAGCCAGGGGGTCGCGCAGAGCCTCCCAGTCGATCGGAAGGTCGCAGCGGCGTTGCAGGCTGTCGATCAGGTGCAGGCCGCTGTCGCGGACCTCGGCGCAGGCCTGCTCGACGAGCGCTTGGGCGTCCGGGCGCGGCAGATGGACCGCCAAGGCGAAGCTGGCCGCCTCGGCGAGCAGCAGCCCCTTGGCACCTTCGACATTCGCCTTCATTCGCTCGGCCTTGACCTCCAGCGTCTCGAGCAGCCCGAGCGCCTGCCGCAACGCGGCACCGCAGGAGACGGCCACAGATGGCAAGGTCAGCCATTCGAGTTGCCAGGCCGCACCGCCCCGCTCATGGTCATGCAGGACGGCCTGGTGCAGCATCGAGATTTCCGTCGCCGTATGGCGCGCCAGAGCGACGACCGCTTCAGCTTTGGTCGGGTTGGCCTTGTTGGGCATGGTGGAGGACCCGCCAGAGCCGGCCAGTGCGACCTCCCCGACCTCGGACTGCGCCAACAGGAGGACGTCGCCGGCCAGTTTTCCGAGCGCGCCGGCCACACCCGTCATCCAGCTGCCGATCTCGACGAAGCGCTCGCGCTGTGTGTGCCAGGGCAGGACCGGAACGGCTAAGCCGAGCCGCAAGGCGAGACGCCGCTCGATCTCCTCGGCCTGCACGCCGAAGGCTGCCTGGGTGCCGCTCGCGCCGCCGAGCGAAACGGCGAGCGCGTCCCGGCGTAACGCCGTCAGGCGCGCCGCGTGGCGGATGAGCGGCATCAACCAGCCGGCCGCTTTCAAGCCGAAGGTCGTCGGGGTTGCCTGCTGTCCGCGCGTGCGCGCCGGCATGACCGTGGTCCGGTGGGCATCCGCCAGAGCCGCCAATCGGTCCATGACGGCCTGCAGACGCGCCGATTGAATCTCGAGCGTCGTCCGCAAGGTCAGGCAGGCGGCGGTATCGAGGATGTCCTGGCTGGTCGCGCCCCAGTGCAGATAGGCGGCTAGTTCGGGCGGCAAGGCCTCGCGAAGCTGTGCCACGAGGCCCGGCACCACGACCCCGTCGCGCGCGGTGGCCTCTTGCAGAGCCTCCGGCGCGATCGGGTGGCGCGCGCAGAGACCGGCAATGACTTCAGCCGCCTCGAACGGAATGAGTCTCAATTCCGCCTGCACGGCGGCCAGCTCCGCTTCGACCCGCAGCATGGCCCGGATCTGGGATTCGGCAGAGAGCGCCGTCTCGGTCTCCGGATCGCCGAGAAGACCGTCGAGGTAGGCCGGAAAGACTCTGCGGCTGTGCATGGGTTCAGCCGGCGCCGTCAGGTCGCGAAGAAGACGGTCTCGCCCTCGCCCTGCAAGCGGATATCGAAGCGGTAGAGCTTGTTGTCGCCTCCGGTTTCGGACGATTGCGCGATCAGGGTGGCTCGGCGCGCTGGGTTCTCGATCCGCCGCAAAACCGGATCGGCGGCGTTGGCGGTCTCCTCTTCGGGAAAGTAGAGGCGGGTGGAGAGGCCGAGATTGATGCCGCGGGCAACGATCCAAAAGGAGATATGCGGTGCCATCATGCTGTCGCGCGGTCCCGGCGCCGGCCCCGGCTTAACGGTCTCGAAGGCGAAAACGCCGCTGTCGAAGTCGGTAGCGCAGCGGCCCCAACCGATGAAGTCCGGGGCGCAACGGCCGTGCCGCGGATCGAGTGGCGCGTTGTAGACTCCGTTGGCATCGGCCTGCCAGGTCTCGATCAGCGCGTCGCGGACCAGACCGCCGTCGCCGTCGAAGACGCGGCCCTCCACCCGAATGCGCTCGCCGGGCGTCTCCGGTCCTGCGATGACGCCGCCCGGATCGATGGGATAGACACCCGCGACGCCGGCCAGGCTCGGCACCAGGCCGATATGGACGTAGGGACCGGCGGTTTGGGAGGGTGTTTCCCTTAGACGGTCGAGCGCTTGCGGCATGTCAGTTGCCCTCCGGCCGGGTCTCGAAGTAGGTCGAGCGGCGCCCGCGCAGCACCAGGTCGAACCGATAGGCGCGCGCATCCATCGGTGCGGTCGCGGCCATGTCCAGAGGCGCGATCAACTGATCGACCGCCCGGGCGTCCGGGATCGCGTTGAGGATCGGGCAAAGCGGAATATGAGGATCGCCCTCGAAGTACATCTGGGTGATCAGTCTCTGACCGAAGCCCGACCCGAAGATCGAGAAATGGATATGCGCAGGCCGCCAGTCGTTGACGTTGTTCGGCCAGGGGTAAGGCCCCGGCATGACCGTGCGGAAGACATAGGCGCCCCGGTCGTCCGTCAGCGTGCGGCCGCAACCGCCGAAGTTTGGGTCGAGCGCCGCCAGATAGCCGTCGTTGCGATGACGGTAGCGCCCGCCGGCATTGGCTTGCCAGATCTCGATCATCGCGCCCGGCACCCCGCGCCCTGTCTCATCGCAGAGCCGCCCGTGGACCAGAATGCGAGGGCCGATCGGCGCGCCTTGTTGGGCAAAGTTCCGCAGCAGGTCGTTATCCAGGGGCCCGATCGCCTCCGTGCCGAAGACAGGCCCCGTGCCCTCCGACAGGGTCGACTCGTGAGCGACCAAGGGCCGCTGCGGCGACCGCAGGACCGAGGTCTTGTAGGCCGGTGCCAGGGCCGGCGGATGCCAGGCGTGATCGCGTGGGATCAGCGGATCGGGCTGCGGTCGCAGATTGGTCGCCGAAGGGTCGCTCATGCCGGCCGCTCTCCCGCAGCCGGTTCCAGCCGGCCGCTTTCCTCCAGGGTCTGCTTGACGATGCGGATCGCCTCGTTGGCCGCCGGCACGCCGGCGTAGACCGCCACATGCAGCAACGCTTCCTTGAGATCGTCGGGCGTGGCTCCCGTGTTGGCGGTCGCG
This genomic stretch from Algihabitans albus harbors:
- a CDS encoding TRAP transporter permease, which gives rise to MAGPVAATVETHGTVLVVSEERGIPDDSPLAGPLSRLGLRDWAMLACGLISVGFHLYLVFSGLIPNLITRPLHFALALPWIFFLALTPNRFARWSGYALGFIGLLAAGFIAAESDRLVDQYGSLQGTLQRAVALAVILVALEMARRAIKWVLPAITLLVLLYGYFGDLIPGTFGHGGLPFDYYFGTLVITGGGMWSSLTGISAEMIAPFIILGAFISAGTAGTGFMAVATQLAGRFRAGAAKIAVLSSALYGTISGVAAANTASTGMVTIPAMKRLGYPPSMAAATEAVASTGGQIMPPLMGAGIFVMAELLRSDYTTIMVAATPPALLFFLTAWMGVHAYALRFGLRGLRRDELPGWSLVLRSVPFFLLPFGILVYMLVFTAYTAPYAAFFATLAALLLLATDSIGSFDLRRWLHRLWTGCVSAGRQIASIAAIIVCASLIVGVFHMTGLGVKITSLILSASGGELWIALLLTALASLVLGMELPTTAAYVICVAVAGPALVELGLPELYAHLFVFWYALLCTITPPVCGNVFIAAGIAETPWIPVALRSMALGLGLFLVPLGFVANPALLMLAEAPLLTLAALVKVAAALFLLSYAVIGPTPKAWLRLPAFAGGIVLLFAFGI
- a CDS encoding TAXI family TRAP transporter solute-binding subunit, producing MQLRKLLAAGVGALAGLSLLAGGASAESRITLKSAKSTSSYYVMMVQLAEMLKDASGGDILPTVEESQGSVQNVKESKVRPGNFFFTSPPSLLAAAREGRKPFEGESFDTARTLFVMPFVTIHFVVREDAEVATLSDLAGKDFIAGGKGSFCERRAKSILDALELTDKIDLVDVELDAAAPAVRNAKVDGFVTCSSHPTPGLVELATTTPVEVLSLTAEERQTIVELDPLSGPVTIGAGTYKGQDREVSTVGVPVGGYGTAGMDEEVAYFLTKTFWEWKDRLAGENPWWDGVTVDLLSQMGAPLHPGARRYYEEQGIDLPDALL
- a CDS encoding DMT family transporter: MPALVAGARKLSDWMGGNAYLLLILTAAAWGGNAVAGRFAVGEVSPMALVALRWVGVVLLVLIFARRQMVSELPVLRVHWRFMALLGTIGFTIFNALFYTAAQTTTAINIGILQGSIPVFVLIGAFLLDRTPVTPLQMLGVAVTTLGVVTVTAAGELQRLLQMSFAEGDLIMLVACGFYAAYTVALRRRPKVSGLAMFSVMAFAAFLAALPLAVAEAAAGAFVWPSLTGWAVVAFVMVFPSFLAQLSFMQGVKLIGPGRAGVFVNLVPIFAALFSVLLLGETFALFHAVALVLVLGGIWIAERAKSRQS
- the pcaB gene encoding 3-carboxy-cis,cis-muconate cycloisomerase, encoding MHSRRVFPAYLDGLLGDPETETALSAESQIRAMLRVEAELAAVQAELRLIPFEAAEVIAGLCARHPIAPEALQEATARDGVVVPGLVAQLREALPPELAAYLHWGATSQDILDTAACLTLRTTLEIQSARLQAVMDRLAALADAHRTTVMPARTRGQQATPTTFGLKAAGWLMPLIRHAARLTALRRDALAVSLGGASGTQAAFGVQAEEIERRLALRLGLAVPVLPWHTQRERFVEIGSWMTGVAGALGKLAGDVLLLAQSEVGEVALAGSGGSSTMPNKANPTKAEAVVALARHTATEISMLHQAVLHDHERGGAAWQLEWLTLPSVAVSCGAALRQALGLLETLEVKAERMKANVEGAKGLLLAEAASFALAVHLPRPDAQALVEQACAEVRDSGLHLIDSLQRRCDLPIDWEALRDPLAQTGRSDALIDRVLAAHRDLRTSDPT
- the pcaG gene encoding protocatechuate 3,4-dioxygenase subunit alpha, yielding MPQALDRLRETPSQTAGPYVHIGLVPSLAGVAGVYPIDPGGVIAGPETPGERIRVEGRVFDGDGGLVRDALIETWQADANGVYNAPLDPRHGRCAPDFIGWGRCATDFDSGVFAFETVKPGPAPGPRDSMMAPHISFWIVARGINLGLSTRLYFPEEETANAADPVLRRIENPARRATLIAQSSETGGDNKLYRFDIRLQGEGETVFFAT
- the pcaH gene encoding protocatechuate 3,4-dioxygenase subunit beta encodes the protein MSDPSATNLRPQPDPLIPRDHAWHPPALAPAYKTSVLRSPQRPLVAHESTLSEGTGPVFGTEAIGPLDNDLLRNFAQQGAPIGPRILVHGRLCDETGRGVPGAMIEIWQANAGGRYRHRNDGYLAALDPNFGGCGRTLTDDRGAYVFRTVMPGPYPWPNNVNDWRPAHIHFSIFGSGFGQRLITQMYFEGDPHIPLCPILNAIPDARAVDQLIAPLDMAATAPMDARAYRFDLVLRGRRSTYFETRPEGN